In a single window of the Nodularia spumigena CCY9414 genome:
- a CDS encoding cofactor assembly of complex C subunit B: MTKSDPNRILRRLPLAVGGLGAVLLLINRLLTPELTDSQARGDVVGVILSAVLILTGLIWQQVQPRSPDTVELIGEPGFVLAADLPETVKTELAWASHLLLTNTVTRSLIVYYQGKVLLRRGILAAKSEVIPGTILKRVLETQKPIYLVALYVYPGRIEFDYLPENTQGVICQPIGNQGVLILGANAPRSYTKQDEQWIAGIADKLAVTLNSSLLADAEI; the protein is encoded by the coding sequence ATGACCAAATCTGATCCCAATCGAATTTTACGGCGTTTACCCTTAGCTGTGGGCGGGTTAGGCGCTGTACTTTTACTGATTAACCGTTTGCTGACTCCAGAATTAACGGACTCACAAGCGCGTGGGGATGTGGTGGGTGTGATTTTGAGTGCAGTGTTGATTTTAACAGGTTTAATTTGGCAGCAAGTACAACCGCGATCGCCTGATACTGTAGAACTAATTGGGGAACCAGGTTTTGTACTGGCGGCAGATTTACCAGAAACTGTCAAAACAGAATTAGCTTGGGCATCCCATTTATTATTGACTAATACGGTGACGCGATCGCTCATAGTTTACTATCAAGGCAAAGTCTTGTTGCGTCGCGGTATTCTGGCTGCTAAATCTGAAGTTATCCCAGGAACAATCTTAAAACGAGTCTTGGAAACACAAAAGCCGATTTATTTAGTTGCTTTGTATGTGTATCCAGGAAGAATTGAATTTGATTATTTACCAGAAAACACACAAGGTGTAATTTGTCAACCAATTGGTAATCAGGGTGTTTTAATTTTAGGAGCGAATGCTCCCCGCAGTTACACCAAACAAGATGAACAATGGATTGCGGGAATTGCTGATAAATTAGCAGTAACGCTCAATTCTTCTTTGCTAGCTGATGCGGAAATTTAA
- the radA gene encoding DNA repair protein RadA, which yields MAKPKTSFICNACGTESSQWFGKCPACGTYNSLEEQISIQSSVDVPSRGGISNWQATQGNGKPTTKPAKARASLTFDQITDRQIARWESGYDELDRVLGGGIVPGSMVLIGGDPGIGKSTLLLQVSNALAQRYRILYVTGEESGQQVKLRASRLGVSKHTDLSSEENEDHAENGKLEPAVELKTLSSEEIEEGKNADLYVLPETDLEEILREIDSLRPNLAVIDSIQTVFFPALTSAPGSVAQVRECTSALMKVAKHEDITMLIVGHVTKEGAIAGPKVLEHLVDTVLYFEGDRFASHRLLRTVKNRFGATHEIGIFEMVEHGLREVANPSELFLGNRDDPAPGTAIVVACEGTRPIVVELQALVSPTSYPSPRRAGTGIDYNRLVQILAVLEKRVGIPMSKLDSYVASAGGLSVAEPAVDLGIAIAIVASFRDRIVDPGTVLIGEVGLGGQVRSVSQMELRLKEAAKLGFKRAIVPKGQKYPDYNIEILPVSKVIDAIIAAIPHQTLEASDLELDDEDEADEE from the coding sequence ATGGCAAAGCCTAAAACCTCTTTCATTTGTAACGCCTGTGGAACAGAATCTTCTCAATGGTTTGGCAAATGCCCCGCCTGCGGTACTTACAACTCCTTAGAAGAGCAGATTTCCATCCAATCATCGGTAGATGTACCTTCTAGGGGAGGAATCAGCAACTGGCAAGCAACTCAAGGTAATGGCAAACCTACTACTAAACCAGCCAAAGCAAGAGCTTCCTTGACATTTGATCAAATTACAGATCGCCAAATTGCTCGCTGGGAATCAGGTTATGATGAACTAGATCGGGTGCTAGGGGGGGGAATTGTTCCCGGTTCGATGGTTCTGATTGGTGGTGATCCCGGAATTGGTAAATCTACGCTACTTTTACAAGTATCAAATGCACTGGCGCAGAGATACCGTATTCTCTACGTAACTGGGGAAGAATCAGGACAACAGGTAAAATTGCGCGCTTCTCGCTTGGGAGTATCAAAGCATACTGATTTGTCTAGTGAGGAGAATGAAGATCATGCTGAGAACGGCAAATTAGAACCAGCTGTAGAGCTAAAAACTCTCAGTTCAGAAGAAATAGAAGAAGGTAAAAATGCGGATTTGTATGTATTACCGGAAACAGATTTAGAGGAGATTTTACGAGAGATAGATTCCCTCAGACCGAATTTAGCAGTAATTGATAGTATTCAAACAGTGTTCTTTCCGGCACTAACTTCTGCCCCCGGTTCAGTAGCCCAAGTCAGGGAATGTACCTCAGCTTTGATGAAGGTGGCAAAGCATGAAGATATTACCATGTTAATTGTCGGACACGTGACCAAAGAAGGGGCGATCGCAGGGCCGAAAGTTTTAGAACATTTAGTAGATACAGTATTATATTTTGAAGGCGATCGCTTTGCCTCCCATAGATTATTAAGAACAGTAAAGAACCGCTTTGGTGCAACTCACGAAATCGGCATCTTTGAAATGGTGGAACACGGACTGCGAGAAGTGGCGAACCCTTCAGAGCTATTTTTAGGAAACCGTGATGATCCTGCACCGGGAACAGCCATTGTTGTAGCTTGTGAAGGAACTCGCCCCATTGTGGTAGAATTGCAAGCTTTAGTCAGTCCTACCAGTTATCCTTCCCCCCGGCGTGCGGGTACAGGTATAGATTATAACCGCCTCGTGCAGATTCTCGCTGTGTTAGAAAAACGGGTCGGGATTCCTATGTCAAAACTAGATTCTTACGTCGCCTCGGCGGGTGGGTTGAGTGTAGCAGAACCAGCCGTAGACTTAGGAATTGCGATCGCCATTGTAGCCAGTTTCCGCGATCGCATAGTTGATCCTGGTACAGTATTAATTGGTGAAGTCGGCTTAGGCGGACAAGTGCGCTCAGTGTCCCAAATGGAACTACGATTAAAAGAAGCTGCCAAACTGGGATTTAAACGTGCGATCGTTCCCAAAGGGCAAAAATACCCAGATTACAACATCGAGATATTACCAGTCTCCAAAGTAATAGATGCAATTATCGCTGCCATCCCCCACCAAACCCTAGAAGCTAGCGATTTAGAACTAGACGACGAAGACGAAGCAGACGAAGAATAA
- the rpaB gene encoding response regulator transcription factor RpaB: MESHKEKILVVDDEASIRRILETRLSMIGYDVVTAGDGEEALETFRKSEPDLVVLDVMMPKLDGYGVCQELRKESDVPIIMLTALGDVADRITGLELGADDYVVKPFSPKELEARIRSVLRRVDKTGASGIPSSGVIHVGNIKIDTNKRQVYKGDERIRLTGMEFSLLELLVSRSGEAFSRSEILQEVWGYTPERHVDTRVVDVHISRLRAKLEDDPSNPELILTARGTGYLFQRIIEPGEE; encoded by the coding sequence TTGGAAAGCCATAAAGAAAAAATCCTGGTGGTAGACGACGAAGCCAGCATTCGCCGGATTTTGGAAACGCGCCTTTCCATGATTGGCTACGATGTAGTAACGGCTGGCGATGGAGAAGAAGCTCTAGAAACTTTTCGCAAATCAGAACCTGACTTAGTAGTGTTAGATGTGATGATGCCAAAGCTTGACGGCTACGGTGTTTGTCAAGAATTGCGTAAGGAATCTGATGTCCCAATTATTATGCTAACAGCCTTGGGGGACGTTGCCGATCGCATCACCGGTTTAGAATTGGGTGCTGATGATTATGTAGTCAAACCATTTTCCCCCAAAGAGTTAGAAGCACGGATTCGCTCAGTCCTGCGACGAGTAGACAAAACCGGGGCTTCTGGTATTCCTAGCTCTGGGGTGATTCATGTTGGTAACATTAAAATAGATACCAATAAACGGCAAGTCTACAAAGGTGATGAGCGTATTCGCTTGACAGGAATGGAGTTTAGCCTTCTAGAATTGCTAGTCAGCCGTTCTGGAGAAGCGTTTTCCCGGTCAGAAATTTTACAGGAAGTATGGGGTTACACACCAGAACGCCATGTAGATACTCGTGTAGTAGATGTGCATATTTCCCGTTTGCGGGCAAAGTTAGAAGATGATCCTAGTAATCCAGAGTTAATTCTCACAGCCAGAGGTACTGGTTATTTGTTTCAGAGGATAATTGAACCAGGAGAAGAGTAG